Proteins from a genomic interval of Leptospira kanakyensis:
- a CDS encoding SET domain-containing protein, translated as MKKKKSVKKAKKRKPVVYTESDFIVKPSSVPNIGMGLFTKQTLYKGDTVGYYMGKIITDEQAESNKYVDSKYLLWICKDWWIYGEGRESNYTRYINHSSKPNAELITSVRWKTARFKVLKTIPEGSEIFFDYGKDYWDNVDFKPK; from the coding sequence ATGAAGAAAAAGAAATCCGTAAAGAAGGCCAAAAAAAGGAAACCGGTGGTTTATACCGAGAGTGACTTTATTGTCAAACCTTCCTCTGTTCCCAATATTGGAATGGGACTATTCACCAAACAAACATTATACAAGGGAGATACCGTTGGTTATTACATGGGTAAAATCATTACCGATGAACAAGCGGAATCAAACAAATACGTAGACTCAAAATACCTACTTTGGATCTGTAAAGATTGGTGGATTTATGGGGAAGGACGTGAATCCAATTACACCCGTTATATCAACCATTCCTCAAAACCCAATGCTGAACTCATCACATCTGTAAGATGGAAAACAGCTAGGTTTAAAGTATTAAAAACAATCCCAGAAGGATCAGAAATATTTTTTGATTATGGAAAGGACTATTGGGACAACGTGGACTTCAAACCGAAGTAA
- a CDS encoding RNA polymerase sigma factor — translation MPRPLEGKNMTLREKEKILLQKIKAGDPTAYMTLVSPFRERLFRKAVSMVKDGDDAEDIVQDALISGYKSIQNFRAEAGVYTWLYRIVVNKSKDLLAKKKRGREKPMDDSGDNQFVDSRVGYEKKLELSEESRYLMDKIALLEDSYKQVLELRYFENLSYNEIAEIMECNVGTVKSRLFKAKEFLKHLIQKDEKGEGFFEK, via the coding sequence ATGCCACGCCCCCTAGAAGGCAAAAATATGACCCTGCGGGAGAAGGAAAAAATCCTCCTCCAAAAAATCAAAGCAGGGGATCCGACTGCCTACATGACCTTAGTGTCCCCTTTCCGGGAACGATTGTTCCGCAAAGCTGTTTCCATGGTAAAAGATGGAGACGATGCGGAGGATATTGTCCAAGACGCCCTCATTTCCGGTTATAAATCCATCCAAAACTTCCGAGCCGAGGCCGGGGTTTATACCTGGCTCTACCGCATTGTGGTGAATAAGTCAAAAGATTTACTCGCTAAGAAGAAAAGAGGTCGGGAAAAACCCATGGATGACTCGGGAGATAACCAATTTGTGGATTCTCGTGTCGGATATGAAAAAAAATTGGAACTTTCTGAAGAGTCTCGTTATCTAATGGATAAGATCGCACTCTTAGAAGATTCCTACAAACAGGTTTTGGAACTTCGTTATTTCGAAAATCTTTCGTATAACGAAATTGCTGAGATCATGGAATGTAATGTGGGTACTGTTAAGAGTCGTCTCTTCAAGGCGAAGGAGTTTTTGAAGCACCTCATCCAGAAAGACGAAAAGGGAGAAGGTTTCTTTGAAAAGTAA
- the hpf gene encoding ribosome hibernation-promoting factor, HPF/YfiA family has product MKINYTWKHLDRSEAAEKYADEKLERVSKYVQKIVSCEVSFEAIHGEIHSNMKLHADGNNFNAHNQDKDVYVCIDGLEDKILSQTSKHHDKKSQH; this is encoded by the coding sequence ATGAAAATCAATTATACCTGGAAACATTTAGACCGCTCCGAAGCGGCTGAAAAATACGCGGACGAAAAATTAGAACGAGTATCAAAATACGTTCAAAAAATCGTATCCTGTGAAGTATCATTTGAAGCCATTCATGGAGAAATCCACTCTAACATGAAGTTACATGCTGATGGTAACAATTTCAATGCTCACAACCAAGACAAAGATGTATATGTTTGTATCGATGGATTGGAAGATAAAATCCTCTCCCAAACAAGCAAACACCACGATAAAAAAAGCCAACACTAA
- the mutL gene encoding DNA mismatch repair endonuclease MutL has translation MGIIHSLSADLINQIAAGEVIESTHSILKELIENSIDAGATKIEIATDSAGFGRILVSDNGHGIQKEDLPLAIKRYATSKIQDFHDLEHLFTFGFRGEALASIASVSLMVLESGTEGNRTAYRVTVEEGKIVAEEEIPFFLGTKIEIKDLFYNTPVRRKFLKTETGEEKKNRARVQTMAVSEPSIGFRYLQNGKEVLNVVPEDGLERVLSVYGENLRDHLLPVNSSRNGMTLRGWISHPDFYKSSRTGQFFFVNNRSVELKFSAQILKRCYGELLPGGAFPYAYLFFDLPREFVDVNVHPQKKEVRFLSEETITGILFQGITEVLRTSTPVEFLEMRRRLSMPIPYENRGGNSSFGSGFGGPGFGFGAGQGMFGNLQTEGETLIGPSSIEGREGFSLEGIGAGTNLHLLGENLTKHNLFVPKKHYGVLFETFILAEAEDGLYIIDQHTAHERIRYEEVLRDLKSKAYKSQSLLTPIRLELTKEEAEEMLEERSRFLELGITLEPFSGGTILIREVPSYIDPGKETETILDLWERFKQKDPEDKELYDEMAKCVACRSAIKKGDQVSDPIIGELLQRLSYCENPSLCPHGRPTLIKLTRKDLETMFHRI, from the coding sequence ATGGGCATCATTCATTCACTTTCGGCGGACCTGATCAACCAAATTGCCGCCGGAGAGGTGATTGAATCTACCCATTCCATTCTCAAAGAACTCATCGAAAATTCCATCGATGCCGGTGCCACAAAGATAGAAATTGCGACCGACTCAGCGGGTTTTGGTCGTATCCTTGTTTCTGACAACGGACATGGAATCCAAAAAGAGGATTTGCCTCTTGCCATCAAACGTTATGCCACTTCTAAAATCCAAGACTTCCATGACTTAGAACATCTTTTCACGTTTGGGTTTCGGGGTGAAGCTCTCGCCTCGATTGCCTCTGTTTCTCTGATGGTTTTGGAATCAGGAACAGAAGGAAACCGCACTGCCTATCGTGTGACAGTGGAAGAAGGAAAAATCGTAGCAGAGGAAGAAATTCCTTTTTTTCTGGGAACTAAAATTGAAATCAAAGATTTATTTTATAATACACCTGTTAGGCGTAAATTTTTAAAAACCGAAACGGGCGAAGAGAAAAAAAATAGGGCCCGAGTCCAAACCATGGCAGTCTCCGAACCGAGTATTGGGTTTCGGTATTTGCAAAACGGCAAAGAAGTTTTGAATGTGGTTCCCGAAGATGGACTGGAACGCGTGTTATCTGTTTATGGCGAAAATCTGCGAGACCATCTTTTACCAGTCAATTCCAGCCGGAACGGAATGACCCTCCGTGGTTGGATCTCTCACCCTGATTTTTATAAATCCTCTCGTACAGGACAATTTTTCTTTGTAAACAACCGCTCTGTGGAGCTTAAATTTTCGGCACAAATTTTGAAACGTTGTTATGGAGAGCTTCTCCCTGGCGGAGCCTTTCCGTATGCTTATCTATTTTTTGATCTCCCTCGAGAGTTTGTGGATGTGAATGTCCATCCACAGAAAAAGGAAGTTCGGTTTTTATCGGAAGAAACCATTACAGGAATTCTTTTCCAAGGGATCACAGAAGTTTTAAGAACTTCCACACCTGTAGAATTTTTAGAAATGCGTCGAAGGCTTTCTATGCCCATTCCCTATGAAAACCGAGGAGGGAATTCTTCCTTCGGGTCTGGGTTTGGCGGCCCGGGATTTGGTTTTGGTGCGGGCCAAGGGATGTTTGGCAATCTCCAAACGGAAGGGGAAACTCTGATTGGGCCAAGTTCCATTGAAGGTAGGGAAGGATTTTCTTTGGAAGGGATTGGTGCTGGAACCAACTTGCATTTATTAGGTGAGAATCTTACCAAACACAATTTGTTTGTTCCGAAAAAACATTATGGGGTTTTATTTGAGACCTTTATCTTAGCCGAAGCGGAAGATGGACTCTATATCATCGACCAACATACGGCCCATGAAAGGATTCGTTACGAAGAAGTTTTGCGGGATCTAAAATCCAAAGCCTATAAGTCACAAAGCCTACTCACACCCATTCGGTTGGAACTCACCAAAGAAGAAGCCGAAGAGATGTTAGAAGAACGGTCTCGGTTTTTGGAACTCGGAATCACTCTGGAACCATTTTCGGGAGGCACCATTCTCATCCGGGAAGTGCCTTCTTATATTGATCCTGGAAAAGAAACCGAAACCATTTTGGATTTATGGGAAAGGTTCAAACAGAAAGATCCGGAAGACAAAGAACTCTATGATGAAATGGCAAAATGTGTGGCTTGTCGTTCGGCCATCAAAAAAGGGGACCAGGTCTCTGACCCTATCATTGGGGAATTATTGCAACGATTGTCTTACTGTGAAAACCCATCCCTTTGTCCTCACGGTCGGCCCACTCTCATCAAACTCACAAGAAAAGATTTAGAAACCATGTTTCACCGGATCTAG
- a CDS encoding glycoside hydrolase family 57 protein: MDHFLKGHLVFVLHAHLPFVRHPGYDTPFIEENWLNEAILETYIPLLRVFRNLKKESVPFRITMSFTPTLSLMLTDPYLQNGFRKYIKNLITLAKAETKRNAKDPHLHYLASRYLEHFLDTESIFEEESGDLTKMFLPFVETGELEVMTSPATHAFLPFYDSEPSIFRSQLKNGRRTFRRIWGRDPKGIWLSECGYTQKLEEELDREGFRYFFVDTHGITHASPRPKFGVYAPVEVGYGVFAFGRDPESSKQVWSSIDGYPGDFRYREYYRDIGHDLPWEEISPYLNSNGVRINTGIKYFRITGKTSDKGYYHPDWAMEAAGNHAEDFLRNRIHQAEVLFEANKQQAVIVSPYDAELYGHWWYEGPQFIEFLFKKIHFNQNTIKLSHPLEAARALPRVQSVEMKMSSWGENGYGEVWLNPTNDWIYPLIHGLSIRMHKKAHEFKSGTDLQKRILKQMGRELLLLQSSDWAFIMKTGTMVDYAVRRTNVHTNVFLTLEEMLNGQVDEGILLSAEEENNSFPDIRIEDFY; encoded by the coding sequence ATGGATCATTTTTTAAAAGGGCATTTGGTATTTGTTTTACATGCCCACCTACCATTTGTTAGACATCCCGGTTATGACACTCCTTTTATCGAAGAAAACTGGTTGAACGAAGCCATTCTTGAAACCTATATCCCTCTCCTCCGAGTGTTTCGGAATCTAAAAAAAGAATCCGTTCCCTTTCGGATCACCATGTCATTCACTCCGACACTATCCCTTATGTTGACAGATCCCTATTTGCAAAATGGATTTCGTAAATACATAAAAAACCTGATCACTCTTGCCAAAGCGGAAACCAAACGAAATGCAAAAGACCCCCATCTCCATTACCTTGCCTCAAGATACTTAGAACATTTTTTGGATACAGAATCCATCTTTGAAGAAGAGAGTGGTGACTTAACCAAAATGTTTTTACCTTTTGTGGAGACAGGGGAATTGGAAGTGATGACAAGTCCTGCCACCCATGCCTTCCTTCCTTTTTATGATTCCGAACCTTCTATCTTTCGTTCCCAATTGAAAAATGGAAGGAGGACCTTTCGGCGTATTTGGGGAAGAGACCCAAAAGGAATTTGGTTATCCGAATGCGGATACACACAAAAACTTGAAGAGGAACTCGACCGGGAAGGGTTTCGGTATTTCTTTGTGGACACACATGGAATCACACATGCAAGTCCAAGGCCAAAGTTTGGAGTGTATGCTCCTGTGGAAGTGGGGTATGGAGTGTTTGCTTTTGGACGTGATCCCGAAAGTAGCAAACAAGTTTGGAGTTCCATTGATGGGTATCCGGGAGACTTCCGGTACAGAGAATACTACCGTGACATTGGACATGATTTGCCTTGGGAGGAAATTTCTCCTTATCTGAATTCCAATGGGGTGAGGATCAATACGGGCATCAAATACTTTCGGATCACTGGCAAAACTTCCGACAAAGGGTATTACCATCCGGACTGGGCAATGGAAGCGGCCGGTAACCATGCCGAAGATTTTTTACGAAACCGGATCCACCAAGCGGAAGTTTTATTTGAGGCTAACAAACAACAGGCGGTCATTGTTTCTCCCTATGATGCGGAGTTGTATGGTCACTGGTGGTATGAAGGACCACAGTTTATCGAATTCCTATTTAAAAAAATCCACTTCAACCAAAATACAATCAAACTTTCCCATCCGTTAGAAGCAGCGAGGGCCCTCCCTCGGGTGCAATCGGTGGAAATGAAAATGTCTAGTTGGGGAGAAAATGGATATGGAGAGGTTTGGTTAAATCCAACGAACGATTGGATTTATCCTCTCATCCATGGTCTTAGCATTCGGATGCATAAGAAGGCCCATGAGTTTAAATCAGGGACAGATTTACAAAAACGAATTTTGAAACAAATGGGAAGGGAACTCCTCCTTTTACAAAGTAGTGACTGGGCCTTTATTATGAAAACGGGGACTATGGTGGATTATGCAGTTCGTCGTACCAATGTGCACACCAATGTTTTTCTAACTTTGGAGGAAATGCTAAACGGCCAGGTGGATGAGGGGATCCTTCTCTCTGCGGAAGAAGAGAACAATTCGTTCCCTGATATCCGGATTGAAGATTTCTATTAG
- a CDS encoding DUF4912 domain-containing protein, translated as MANEEKKDGPVKKSAAKKKKTSATAAKKTSKTAAKKAVNQREIPSKEPPLKSIYKDSKFTKHPEFAQEDLIRVLVRTPKEAFVFWKFSETTLKNLLTNLDSPSTDGLRFRLKVEYKNIFGSERTEIYDLAPFTESYYLKFMFPVREIQTSILVSSEKKEVSTLHSSGKDLPGGTESFRLDKEWIHPQWISQGLVAKSVGSDEYYVKDGDASEFYVNPRTKEQIERNPGQNQPHSRVANGSGSGKGQL; from the coding sequence ATGGCAAATGAAGAAAAAAAAGATGGGCCAGTAAAAAAATCTGCCGCTAAAAAGAAAAAAACAAGTGCCACCGCTGCTAAAAAAACTTCGAAAACGGCAGCCAAAAAAGCAGTCAATCAAAGAGAAATTCCTTCGAAAGAACCACCACTCAAATCCATTTACAAAGATTCCAAGTTTACCAAACACCCTGAATTTGCGCAGGAAGATCTCATTCGAGTTCTTGTGCGAACACCGAAAGAAGCATTTGTGTTTTGGAAGTTTTCTGAAACAACCTTAAAGAACCTTCTCACCAATTTGGATTCTCCTTCTACGGATGGATTACGATTTCGTTTGAAGGTAGAATATAAAAATATCTTTGGAAGCGAAAGAACGGAAATTTATGATCTCGCTCCTTTTACCGAATCTTATTATTTAAAGTTTATGTTTCCAGTAAGAGAGATCCAAACTTCAATCCTTGTTTCATCCGAAAAAAAAGAAGTTTCGACTCTCCACTCTTCAGGTAAGGATCTTCCTGGTGGAACCGAATCCTTTCGTTTGGATAAGGAATGGATCCACCCCCAATGGATTAGTCAAGGACTTGTGGCAAAGTCTGTGGGAAGTGATGAATACTATGTGAAAGACGGAGACGCGTCTGAGTTCTATGTGAACCCTCGCACCAAAGAACAAATAGAAAGGAATCCAGGCCAAAACCAACCACATTCAAGGGTAGCCAATGGATCGGGATCAGGCAAAGGACAATTGTAA
- a CDS encoding LIMLP_12425 family protein, which translates to MNLKDWFRSQYPALFPEETDNVVLENKICSLFQRVKEKEDTILPRMSKDFDTRLFNLLESVTIDKPNQKISFTFRDLIENRTVQYSFSAVMALSLVFILVSRTSQEPTLSGNDTAGVVIEQNNYQYEPTSLDLNESYQKRVLLDRLRSAPGSVYGLRELELYYEKTGRESSADELRLLIESIER; encoded by the coding sequence ATGAATTTAAAAGATTGGTTTCGTTCACAATATCCGGCTCTCTTCCCTGAAGAGACAGACAATGTGGTTTTGGAAAATAAGATTTGTTCTCTTTTCCAAAGAGTAAAGGAAAAGGAAGACACCATCCTTCCTCGAATGTCAAAAGACTTCGACACCCGCCTCTTCAACCTTCTCGAATCCGTCACCATCGACAAACCCAACCAAAAGATATCCTTCACTTTCAGAGACTTAATCGAAAACCGAACGGTTCAATATTCCTTTTCTGCGGTGATGGCCCTAAGCCTCGTGTTCATCCTTGTGAGCCGCACTTCCCAAGAACCTACTCTATCTGGGAACGATACTGCTGGTGTTGTCATTGAACAAAACAACTACCAATACGAACCAACTAGCCTTGATCTAAATGAATCTTACCAAAAACGCGTGTTACTTGATCGTTTGCGATCCGCTCCTGGATCTGTTTACGGACTTCGAGAACTCGAGTTGTATTATGAAAAAACAGGAAGAGAGTCTTCGGCAGATGAGTTAAGACTTCTTATCGAATCGATCGAAAGATAA
- the ribH gene encoding 6,7-dimethyl-8-ribityllumazine synthase, whose product MTATLEGTRIGNGQKHCVIVSKFNEFITESLLKGAKDAYRQHGISDSDVTVIYVPGAFELPQTVKRVLGSKKYQFSAIVCLGAVIRGATSHYDLVSGEAAKVGSVADGSVPVIFGVITTESIEQAIERAGTKAGNKGYEAATTAIEMANLFKEIG is encoded by the coding sequence ATGACAGCTACACTGGAAGGCACCCGCATCGGAAACGGACAAAAACATTGTGTCATCGTTTCAAAGTTTAATGAATTCATTACTGAGTCTCTACTCAAAGGGGCCAAAGATGCTTACAGACAACATGGGATTAGTGATAGTGATGTCACTGTGATCTATGTTCCTGGTGCTTTCGAACTCCCACAAACTGTAAAACGTGTCCTTGGGTCAAAAAAATACCAATTCTCTGCCATTGTTTGCCTTGGGGCAGTGATCCGAGGGGCCACTTCGCATTATGATTTGGTTTCTGGGGAAGCCGCCAAAGTAGGATCCGTTGCAGATGGATCTGTTCCCGTGATTTTTGGTGTCATTACTACGGAATCAATCGAACAAGCCATTGAAAGAGCCGGCACCAAAGCGGGAAACAAAGGATACGAAGCAGCCACCACAGCCATCGAAATGGCAAATCTTTTCAAAGAGATCGGATGA
- a CDS encoding Fur family transcriptional regulator, with product MKALTKHRELIFNDLRERKDHPTAKMVFESVRGKADKISFATVYNSLEYLVEHKMVNKLNIESDSVRYDAFLDDHSHLLCSDCGKVLDVAPLKLSDETDLQGLGFQVKHVDVVVSGTCADCHSL from the coding sequence ATGAAAGCACTCACAAAACATAGAGAACTTATTTTTAATGACCTAAGAGAAAGAAAAGACCACCCCACAGCAAAGATGGTTTTTGAATCCGTTCGTGGAAAAGCTGACAAAATTAGTTTTGCCACCGTCTACAATTCCTTGGAATACTTGGTCGAACACAAGATGGTAAACAAATTGAATATCGAATCGGATTCAGTCCGTTACGATGCATTTTTGGATGACCACTCCCATTTACTTTGTTCCGATTGCGGAAAGGTTTTGGACGTAGCACCTTTGAAACTCAGCGACGAAACGGATTTACAAGGACTCGGGTTCCAAGTGAAACACGTAGACGTTGTGGTTTCCGGAACCTGCGCGGACTGTCATTCACTGTAA
- the purL gene encoding phosphoribosylformylglycinamidine synthase subunit PurL, with amino-acid sequence MEKEKVSLEDAKEHGLTETEFVEIQKILGRMPNSTELGIFSAMWSEHCSYKNSILKLKTLPTKSDKLLAQAGEENAGAMDIGDGLAVVFKIESHNHPTAVEPYQGAATGVGGIMRDIFTMGARPITSLNSLRFGDPKEPRNKYLLTRAVKGIGDYGNSLGIAVGGGELFIHPTFTKNPLVNAMTVGIARHDQMASASTKGKVGYKVYIVGATTGRDGIHGASFASKDLTKESEEKRSAVQVGDPFMEKLLMEASLEAIQKNLLVGIQDMGAAGISCATSEMSAKGKTGMDVDLDKVPLRESDMNAYEIMLSESQERMLVIPETGKEEELVSIFHKWGLNAVEIGTVTGDGILRIRKNGTLKAEIPADSLVLGGGAPRYVREEKRPAYLDEVTKFDPTKINDLSKDTVSQTLNTLLSSLNISSRRPLYEQYDTEVGLVKVVEPGEDGGLVRIPGTKKGIAVATDCNSRYTYLNPYEGAQIAVCESARNVASTGAEPYGVTNNLNFGNPYIPENYYIFSECVRGLGDACRFLGLPVTGGNVSFYNESPEGPVFPTPTIGMVGVIDDVAKGIHTYPRTEEEVVYALVGEFQPTISASEYLYRFHGLDTGKIPAISLSKEKAAIDTLISCRKEGLLTSAKDLSLGGLLVALAKIVISGDKGLEVNLEGLQKSFSRLDELCFGETGASFVVSFLAKDEGKVKEKYTKAGLGFTTLGKSNSKSSLSVKGNGFQWEWTAKSLETEFEAGLKSYFE; translated from the coding sequence ATGGAAAAAGAGAAAGTTAGTCTGGAAGATGCAAAAGAACACGGACTTACAGAAACTGAATTTGTAGAGATCCAAAAGATCTTAGGAAGAATGCCCAACTCTACGGAACTGGGAATTTTCTCCGCCATGTGGTCGGAACACTGCTCTTATAAAAATTCAATTTTAAAATTAAAAACACTTCCGACCAAGTCGGACAAACTTCTGGCCCAAGCGGGAGAAGAAAATGCGGGGGCTATGGACATTGGTGATGGCCTAGCCGTTGTCTTCAAAATTGAAAGCCACAACCATCCAACGGCCGTAGAACCTTACCAAGGGGCAGCCACAGGTGTTGGTGGGATCATGCGAGATATCTTTACTATGGGAGCTCGTCCCATCACATCCCTCAACTCACTTCGGTTTGGTGATCCAAAGGAACCACGTAACAAGTATTTGCTCACTCGTGCCGTAAAGGGGATTGGTGATTACGGAAATTCTCTTGGGATTGCTGTGGGTGGGGGTGAGTTATTCATCCATCCTACATTTACCAAAAACCCACTCGTCAATGCGATGACAGTGGGAATTGCTCGTCACGACCAAATGGCTTCTGCTTCCACCAAAGGAAAAGTAGGATACAAAGTTTACATCGTGGGTGCGACAACAGGACGCGATGGAATCCATGGGGCAAGTTTTGCCTCCAAAGACCTCACGAAAGAATCCGAAGAAAAAAGATCCGCAGTACAAGTCGGTGATCCCTTTATGGAAAAACTTCTCATGGAAGCATCCCTTGAAGCCATCCAAAAGAATCTCCTCGTGGGAATCCAAGACATGGGTGCGGCCGGAATTTCTTGTGCCACATCGGAGATGAGTGCTAAAGGAAAAACCGGAATGGATGTGGACTTAGACAAAGTCCCTCTCCGTGAGTCGGATATGAACGCTTATGAAATTATGTTATCCGAATCCCAAGAACGAATGCTTGTCATTCCGGAAACAGGAAAGGAAGAAGAACTTGTTTCTATCTTTCACAAATGGGGATTGAATGCCGTAGAGATAGGAACCGTTACCGGTGATGGAATCCTTAGGATTCGAAAAAATGGAACACTCAAAGCAGAAATCCCAGCAGACTCACTGGTTCTTGGTGGTGGTGCCCCAAGATACGTAAGAGAAGAAAAAAGACCGGCTTACCTCGATGAGGTGACAAAGTTTGATCCAACAAAAATCAATGATTTATCGAAAGATACAGTTTCCCAAACTCTAAACACCCTTCTTTCCTCCTTAAATATCAGTTCCAGACGACCTCTCTATGAGCAGTATGATACGGAAGTGGGACTTGTGAAAGTGGTAGAACCAGGAGAAGATGGTGGACTTGTCCGGATTCCTGGAACTAAAAAAGGAATCGCAGTGGCAACAGACTGTAACTCACGTTATACTTACTTAAACCCATACGAAGGGGCACAAATTGCCGTTTGTGAATCTGCTAGGAATGTTGCATCTACCGGAGCAGAACCTTATGGTGTCACAAACAACCTAAACTTTGGAAATCCCTACATCCCAGAAAACTACTATATCTTTAGTGAATGTGTGAGAGGACTTGGGGATGCTTGTCGTTTCCTTGGACTTCCTGTGACTGGTGGAAACGTATCTTTCTACAATGAATCGCCAGAAGGCCCTGTGTTCCCAACACCTACCATTGGTATGGTGGGAGTGATTGATGATGTTGCAAAAGGAATTCATACCTACCCTCGCACAGAGGAAGAAGTAGTGTATGCCCTTGTGGGAGAATTCCAACCCACAATCTCTGCTTCCGAATACCTTTACCGGTTTCATGGCCTGGACACAGGAAAAATACCAGCAATCTCCCTTTCCAAAGAAAAAGCAGCGATAGACACACTCATCTCTTGCCGCAAAGAAGGACTTCTCACTTCCGCCAAAGACCTGTCACTCGGTGGACTTCTTGTTGCATTGGCAAAAATTGTAATTTCTGGTGACAAAGGTTTGGAAGTAAATCTAGAAGGATTACAAAAAAGTTTTTCACGCCTCGACGAACTTTGTTTTGGTGAAACAGGTGCTTCCTTTGTTGTAAGTTTCCTTGCAAAGGACGAAGGAAAAGTCAAAGAAAAATACACCAAAGCGGGACTCGGTTTTACAACTTTAGGCAAATCCAATTCGAAATCATCCCTTTCTGTCAAAGGAAATGGATTCCAATGGGAATGGACTGCCAAATCGTTAGAAACAGAATTTGAGGCTGGGCTCAAAAGTTATTTCGAATAG
- a CDS encoding flavin reductase family protein — MPTPIDQFKTSLSLWASGVCVITYESKEKKGGITVSSFSSVSLEPPLVLFCLAKDSSAKEPIEKAGNFVVNILSSEQKQISADFASGSLDKAVVLEGLKPGTLSTGAPVLPDTLASLDCTVNQTIEAGDHWILIGLVEAVATREGSPLLYFNRNYRELV; from the coding sequence ATGCCAACACCCATCGACCAATTTAAAACTTCACTTTCGCTTTGGGCGAGTGGAGTTTGTGTGATTACGTATGAATCAAAAGAGAAAAAAGGTGGAATTACTGTTTCTAGTTTTTCTTCTGTTTCCTTAGAACCGCCGTTAGTTTTATTCTGTTTGGCCAAAGACTCTAGTGCCAAAGAACCCATCGAAAAAGCCGGAAACTTCGTCGTGAATATTCTTTCTTCCGAACAAAAACAAATTTCCGCTGATTTTGCTTCTGGTTCCCTGGACAAAGCGGTTGTTTTGGAAGGACTGAAACCAGGAACTCTTTCCACCGGTGCCCCGGTTTTACCGGATACCTTGGCCTCACTCGACTGTACAGTGAACCAAACCATCGAAGCGGGGGACCATTGGATCCTCATCGGTCTTGTGGAAGCTGTGGCAACTCGGGAAGGTTCTCCCCTCCTCTACTTCAATCGCAATTATAGGGAACTCGTTTAA
- a CDS encoding penicillin-binding protein activator LpoB, with protein sequence MRILILSFLLPFLFVSCSSVSYQKIDKAKATKQWGVLEVKETARSMSHSLSTYYKSDLKTGYLEWKAIQNSTSEHIDTKLISNEILNQLTKDKVPFVDTSIREEASAEMAFGKTGMVSAESRLAVGKFKSPSHKIKGEINEVVNYESGSRIQYITVTLFLVSLETNQIVWSEQTNFLKTSRVEGYGL encoded by the coding sequence ATGCGCATTTTAATTCTCTCGTTCCTACTTCCGTTTTTGTTTGTTAGTTGTTCTTCGGTTTCTTACCAAAAAATCGACAAGGCTAAGGCCACCAAACAGTGGGGAGTTTTGGAAGTCAAAGAAACAGCTCGCAGTATGAGCCATTCCTTATCTACATATTATAAGTCTGATTTGAAGACAGGGTATTTGGAATGGAAGGCAATCCAAAATTCTACATCAGAACATATTGATACCAAACTTATCAGTAACGAAATCTTAAACCAACTTACAAAAGATAAGGTTCCATTTGTGGATACTTCCATTAGAGAAGAAGCAAGTGCAGAGATGGCATTTGGAAAAACAGGAATGGTTTCGGCTGAGTCGCGTTTGGCGGTGGGAAAATTTAAATCACCTTCGCATAAAATAAAAGGTGAGATCAATGAAGTAGTGAATTATGAATCTGGATCTCGGATCCAATACATCACTGTGACACTTTTTCTTGTAAGTTTAGAAACCAATCAAATTGTTTGGTCGGAACAAACCAATTTTTTAAAAACAAGTCGTGTCGAAGGTTATGGCCTTTGA